One Homalodisca vitripennis isolate AUS2020 unplaced genomic scaffold, UT_GWSS_2.1 ScUCBcl_1873;HRSCAF=6041, whole genome shotgun sequence DNA segment encodes these proteins:
- the LOC124371705 gene encoding uncharacterized protein LOC124371705, with protein MEETPATNHDALVNILNSFKAEICSELKEYRKQFDEFKLALEVVSDKLDQSNMKMAQLSENYKDLKKENKELKDSNKVLCEEVNSLKTRVRLAEQYSIKCNVEIQGIPVTTNEDAVSLATDVGAALGVVLSAEDVMAAHRVPTFRPRAAPPLVVQLRDRRMKETIVAAYKKKKELK; from the coding sequence ATGGAAGAAACACCAGCTACCAATCATGATGCTCTGGTAAATATTCTGAATAGTTTTAAGGCTGAAATTTGCTCCGAACTTAAAGAATATAGAAAGCAGTTTGATGAATTCAAGTTAGCCCTAGAGGTTGTCTCTGACAAATTGGATCAATCAAACATGAAGATGGCCCAGCTATCAGAAAACTACAAAGACCTAAAGAaggaaaataaagaattaaaggATAGCAATAAAGTATTATGTGAAGAAGTCAATAGCCTGAAAACTAGAGTGAGACTTGCAGAGCAGTATTCTATAAAATGTAATGTGGAGATCCAGGGAATACCAGTGACTACCAACGAAGATGCTGTGAGCTTAGCTACAGACGTGGGTGCTGCACTGGGGGTTGTGCTGAGTGCGGAAGATGTGATGGCGGCCCACAGAGTACCGACCTTCCGACCTAGAGCCGCGCCACCGCTGGTCGTCCAACTCAGGGATAGGAGGATGAAAGAGACGATTGTAGCTGCCTACAAGAAGAAGAAGGAACTGAAG